One window from the genome of Grus americana isolate bGruAme1 chromosome 2, bGruAme1.mat, whole genome shotgun sequence encodes:
- the FAM8A1 gene encoding protein FAM8A1, whose protein sequence is MRGERRRSVSEGMEEMAEPSAEPDAGRTGAGASAMAESVSERSDSESNDSVAGGEAAAASSPPCSPPAAGGGEGGGAKPLSAAEYARRVHQWLWDSYCGYLSWQSCLPALLAASAAASAAPACAAGPPRVAAPPPAPSPPPGAAAAAYYSPFYLFAPAPAHTATAGPGPRSAAAAAAAPAWPGAAGRLTPLPRAASSSATGTSGSGAPREAGRPAGREFIIPSLAHRFIAEMVDFFILFFIKATIVLSIMHLSGIKDISKFAMHYIIEEIDEDTSMEDLQKMMIVALIYRLLVCFYEIICIWGAGGATPGKFLLGLRVVTCDTSVLIAPSRVLVIPSSNVSMTTSTIRALIKNFSIASFFPAFITLLFFQHNRTAYDIVAGTIVVRRNGVR, encoded by the exons ATGCGCGGTGAGCGGAGACGCTCAGTGTCAGAGGGGATGGAGGAGATGGCGGAACCCAGCGCGGAGCCGGACGCGGGTCGGACCGGCGCTGGGGCGTCAGCGATGGCGGAGAGCGTCAGCGAGAGGAGCGACAGCGAGAGCAATGACAGCGTCGCAGGAGGGGAGGCCGCCGCTGCGTCGTCACCGCCGTGCTCCCCTCCGGCGGCCGGTGGGGGCGAGGGCGGTGGGGCGAAGCCGCTGAGCGCGGCGGAGTACGCGCGGCGCGTGCACCAGTGGCTCTGGGACTCGTACTGCGGGTACctcagctggcagagctgcctgcccgCGCTCCtcgccgcctccgccgccgcctccgccgcgcCAGCCTGTGCCGCCGGCCCCCCTCGCGtcgccgcgccgccgcccgctccttccccgccgccgggggcggccgccgccgcctaCTACAGCCCCTTTTACCTCTTCGCTCCGGCGCCAGCTCACACGGCCACCGCCGGGCCGGGGCCCCGCTCCGCAGCCGCCGCAGCCGCTGCCCCCGCTTGGCCGGGAGCGGCGGGGAGGTTGACCCCCCTGCCAAGGGCGGCTTCCAGCAGCGCCACCGGCACCAGCGGCAGCGGCGCCCCCAGGGAGGCGGGGCGGCCGGCAG GTCGGGAGTTCATTATCCCTTCGCTGGCACACAGGTTCATAGCAGAGatggtggatttttttattctgttctttatAAAGGCAACCATTGTTTTAAGTATTATGCACCTCAGTGGAATAAA GGACATCTCTAAATTTGCCATGCATTACATCAtagaagaaatagatgaagataCGTCCATGGAAGATTTGCAGAAAATGATGATAGTAGCTCTCATCTACAGGTTATTAGTCTGCTTCTATGAG ataaTCTGTATTTGGGGAGCAGGTGGAGCGACCCCAGGGAAATTCTTGCTTGGACTGCGAGTTGTGACATGTGATACATCTGTACTTATTGCGCCCAGCCGTGTGTTAGTCATTCCATCTTCTAATGTCAGTATGACAAC GTCCACAATACGAGCTTTGATCAAGAATTTTTctattgcttcatttttccctGCATTCATTACACTGCTGTTTTTCCAGCATAACAGAACAGCCTATGATATCGTAGCAGGGACTATTGTGGTAAGAAGAAATGGAGTCAGATGA